The proteins below come from a single Nitrosospira sp. Is2 genomic window:
- a CDS encoding SprT family zinc-dependent metalloprotease, which produces MKKALSKTQKEGGLKAGELRNIHLNGREVTYILMRCRRRTIGMRIDRSGLTVRIPVRETLQWVESVLEKRADWIVTKLNEWKNRKPSGPAWEEGSIFLLLGAPWRVTVTTAGTVCMVPLDIGAGVEETQFRLPLPSLLTAQQIERAVMDWYHHHALECFSRRMTLYAQKLGVALPQLRLSHARTLWGSCHSRGVVRLNWRLIQKPLDLVDYVVAHELSHLIEMNHSPAFWQTVESIYPDYKAARKRLRMLG; this is translated from the coding sequence ATGAAAAAAGCTTTATCCAAGACACAAAAAGAAGGTGGGCTGAAAGCGGGAGAGCTTCGTAATATCCACCTGAACGGCCGCGAGGTGACGTATATCCTCATGCGCTGCAGGCGGCGAACCATTGGAATGAGGATCGATCGCAGCGGTTTGACTGTCCGCATTCCAGTCAGGGAAACATTACAGTGGGTCGAATCGGTGCTGGAGAAGAGAGCCGATTGGATCGTTACCAAGCTCAACGAATGGAAGAACAGAAAACCGAGCGGACCGGCATGGGAGGAAGGAAGTATTTTTCTATTGCTGGGAGCGCCGTGGCGCGTGACCGTTACGACTGCTGGAACTGTGTGCATGGTCCCGCTGGATATTGGCGCCGGAGTAGAGGAAACACAGTTCAGATTACCCCTTCCATCCCTGCTGACCGCGCAACAGATAGAACGTGCCGTAATGGACTGGTATCATCATCATGCGCTCGAATGTTTCAGCAGGCGCATGACGCTGTACGCGCAAAAGCTTGGCGTTGCGCTGCCGCAGCTACGGCTCTCTCACGCCAGAACCTTGTGGGGAAGTTGCCATTCAAGGGGGGTGGTCCGCCTTAACTGGCGGTTGATCCAAAAGCCACTCGATCTTGTGGATTACGTCGTGGCCCACGAATTGTCGCACCTGATCGAAATGAATCATTCCCCTGCATTCTGGCAAACAGTGGAAAGCATATATCCGGACTATAAGGCTGCAAGGAAGCGTTTGAGAATGCTTGGGTGA
- the glyS gene encoding glycine--tRNA ligase subunit beta codes for MSNATKNLLIELLVEELPPKSLRKLGNSFATELFEQLKEDGLLAETSRPIAYASPRRLGVHITDVRSSSPERVEKKKLMPSSIAFNPDNSWSEALRKRLAKDQIYPVDIETGNFSLVRSVDGSTEYIYLEGTNGGEPLSRLLNLCLIFVIREKLPIAKAMTYQRPDGWTDETFVRPAHALVALHGADIVHGVEALGLTAGRTTKGHRFEVHVETVELRDADSYEQQLEIEGAVIASFEKRRNAVIGQLQAATAGQGLIMIQDEALLDEVTALVERPNVLVGEFDRKFLDVPQECLILTMKANQKYFPLIDENGKLSHKFLIVSNVRPADASQIITGNERVLRSRLADAKFFFDQDRKKTLASRVEGLRRVVYHNKLGTQAERVERIWAIAQAIGLKLGGNELAAQAGEAAMLCKADLLTDMVGEFPELQGVMGCYYAKHDGLSDDVAYAIEDHYRPRFAGDELPRNTTGLSVALADKLETLVGMFGIGQVPTGDKDPFALRRHALGVVRILVEQEVPLPLDTLLRQAVNVFNRSINDPSEALSRFIYERLRHYFSAESFDEHALVSGKRVYVEPADRIFSPQQIDAVLALRPQLLSDVKKRLYAVRAFAALPEAESLAATNKRVGNILKKADANIDAEVDTGLLQEPAEQDLHRALSRIAPQAEKAFAAGDYSTSLQILAGLKGPVDGFFDHVMVNTEDESLRHNRLALLAQLQQAMNRVADISKLA; via the coding sequence TTGAGCAACGCAACCAAAAACCTGCTGATTGAACTGCTCGTCGAGGAGTTGCCCCCAAAGTCATTACGGAAACTCGGGAACAGTTTTGCCACCGAACTGTTCGAGCAGCTGAAAGAAGACGGATTGTTAGCGGAGACGAGTCGTCCTATAGCCTATGCATCCCCCCGCCGGCTCGGCGTCCACATTACCGATGTCCGCTCCAGTTCGCCAGAGCGGGTGGAAAAGAAGAAACTCATGCCCTCGTCGATCGCATTCAATCCGGACAACAGCTGGAGCGAAGCGCTTCGGAAGCGTCTGGCGAAAGATCAGATTTATCCGGTGGACATCGAAACGGGGAACTTCAGCCTGGTGCGATCGGTGGACGGCTCGACTGAGTATATCTACCTGGAGGGAACAAATGGGGGCGAGCCTCTCTCCCGGCTTCTTAACCTGTGCTTGATTTTCGTAATTAGAGAAAAACTGCCCATTGCGAAAGCCATGACTTATCAACGCCCGGATGGCTGGACCGATGAAACCTTCGTGCGGCCCGCACACGCGCTCGTCGCGCTGCATGGGGCGGATATCGTACACGGCGTTGAAGCGCTGGGTTTGACGGCCGGCCGGACGACAAAAGGGCATCGCTTTGAAGTACACGTTGAAACGGTGGAGTTGCGCGATGCCGACAGTTATGAACAACAACTGGAGATTGAAGGCGCAGTTATAGCCAGCTTTGAAAAACGCCGCAATGCAGTTATAGGACAGCTTCAGGCCGCGACGGCCGGACAAGGCCTGATTATGATTCAAGATGAAGCTCTGCTGGACGAAGTCACTGCGCTGGTCGAGCGGCCAAACGTGCTGGTGGGCGAATTTGACAGAAAATTTCTGGATGTGCCGCAGGAATGCCTGATTCTCACCATGAAAGCGAATCAGAAATATTTCCCGCTAATAGACGAAAATGGCAAGCTCTCTCATAAATTCCTTATCGTCTCCAACGTTCGTCCGGCTGATGCGAGCCAGATCATTACCGGCAACGAGCGAGTGCTTCGGTCCCGTCTGGCAGACGCAAAATTCTTCTTCGATCAAGATCGAAAGAAAACGCTCGCATCGCGTGTGGAAGGCTTGCGCAGAGTCGTGTATCACAACAAACTCGGTACCCAGGCGGAGCGGGTGGAGCGGATATGGGCCATTGCGCAGGCGATCGGATTAAAGCTGGGCGGCAATGAGCTCGCAGCGCAAGCGGGCGAAGCCGCGATGCTGTGCAAGGCCGACCTGCTTACTGATATGGTGGGCGAATTCCCGGAACTGCAAGGCGTCATGGGCTGCTATTACGCCAAACACGACGGTTTGTCGGATGATGTGGCGTATGCGATCGAGGATCATTACAGGCCACGCTTCGCGGGCGATGAACTGCCGCGCAATACGACCGGCCTAAGTGTAGCCTTGGCGGATAAGCTGGAAACGCTGGTTGGCATGTTTGGCATCGGCCAGGTCCCGACAGGAGATAAAGACCCGTTTGCGCTGCGCCGTCACGCATTGGGAGTGGTGCGAATCCTGGTGGAACAGGAAGTCCCGCTGCCTCTGGATACGCTGCTGCGGCAAGCGGTAAATGTCTTTAACCGAAGTATCAACGATCCTTCAGAAGCACTGAGTCGTTTTATCTACGAGCGGCTTCGCCACTATTTCAGCGCCGAGTCTTTTGATGAGCACGCGCTCGTATCAGGCAAGAGAGTTTACGTCGAACCTGCCGACCGTATTTTCTCTCCCCAGCAGATCGATGCTGTGCTGGCCCTGCGTCCGCAATTGCTGAGCGACGTCAAAAAACGTCTTTACGCCGTTCGTGCTTTTGCTGCATTGCCGGAAGCGGAAAGTCTTGCTGCAACCAACAAACGGGTGGGAAACATCCTCAAAAAAGCGGATGCAAATATAGATGCTGAGGTGGATACGGGTCTGTTGCAGGAGCCTGCGGAACAGGACTTGCACCGGGCATTGAGCCGGATCGCGCCCCAGGCCGAGAAGGCATTTGCAGCAGGCGATTACAGCACCTCGCTACAAATACTGGCTGGACTGAAGGGCCCGGTGGACGGTTTTTTCGATCACGTGATGGTCAACACCGAGGATGAGTCGCTTCGTCACAACCGCCTCGCATTGCTTGCTCAGTTGCAGCAAGCAATGAACCGGGTCGCAGATATTTCCAAGCTGGCATGA
- the gmhB gene encoding D-glycero-beta-D-manno-heptose 1,7-bisphosphate 7-phosphatase yields the protein MKLVILDRDGVINYDSDAFIKTPDEWKPIPGSLEAIARLTQAGYKVVVATNQSGISRGLLDMVALNAINDRMCKAANQTGGRIDAMFFCPHASTDNCSCRKPATGMFKEISDRFGLELNGVPAIGDSLRDLQAAAAVGADPVLVLTGKGKKTAAAGGMPSNTKIFANLAAAVDALTQ from the coding sequence ATGAAACTCGTCATTCTAGATCGTGACGGCGTCATCAATTACGATAGCGACGCCTTTATCAAGACCCCCGACGAGTGGAAACCCATTCCCGGCAGCCTGGAAGCCATTGCACGTCTGACGCAGGCCGGCTACAAGGTCGTGGTGGCAACAAATCAATCCGGCATCAGCCGAGGGCTTTTGGATATGGTGGCGCTCAACGCCATCAACGACAGGATGTGTAAGGCCGCCAATCAAACTGGGGGACGAATTGATGCAATGTTTTTCTGCCCGCACGCGAGCACCGACAATTGCAGCTGCCGCAAGCCCGCAACCGGTATGTTCAAAGAGATTTCGGACCGGTTCGGCCTGGAGTTAAACGGGGTGCCGGCGATTGGCGACTCGCTGCGTGACTTGCAAGCTGCGGCCGCGGTAGGCGCGGATCCAGTTCTGGTACTGACAGGCAAAGGCAAAAAAACGGCTGCGGCCGGTGGAATGCCGTCAAACACGAAAATATTTGCCAATCTCGCCGCCGCGGTTGATGCGCTGACGCAATGA
- the mgtE gene encoding magnesium transporter, with amino-acid sequence MTEANQLRETDNVQEHLQRVLHLLHKHKLVEGLVHTQQMPRHELVEALVHKQNLAELQKLLDKLHPADVAYILEAMPLEDRLLIWDLVKAERDGEILLEVSDAVRETLIATMNSGEMLAAAEQLDADEIADLAPDLPQYVLDDVFQSLPMEEREKLRAAMSYAEDSVGALMDFDVVTIREDVTLEVVLRYLRRLDELPDHTDQLFVVDRNEHLKGVLPIKRLLVNDPGASVGSIMTTQMVMLYPNEKAHEAAQAFERYDLVSAAVVGTEDKLVGRVTVNAVMDFIREESESEALSLAGLLQEEDLFAPVWKSLKNRWPWLAINLVTAFIASRVIGIFEDSIEKLVALAALMPIIAGIGGNSGNQTITMIVRALALGQVNASNARKLFAKELAVSAVNGLVWGGVVGLFAYFIYRSVPLSLVMTLAMMLNLLLAALLGVLIPLTLHRLGRDPATGSSVLITAVTDSGGFFIFLGLATLFLV; translated from the coding sequence ATGACAGAAGCAAACCAGCTCAGGGAAACAGATAACGTGCAAGAGCATTTGCAACGGGTACTCCATCTGTTGCACAAGCACAAGCTGGTGGAAGGCCTTGTGCATACGCAGCAAATGCCGCGCCACGAACTCGTGGAAGCGCTGGTGCATAAGCAGAACCTCGCGGAACTGCAAAAACTCCTCGACAAGCTGCACCCTGCCGACGTGGCTTACATTCTGGAAGCCATGCCGCTTGAAGATCGTCTCTTGATCTGGGATTTGGTCAAGGCTGAGCGGGATGGCGAAATTCTTCTGGAGGTTTCCGACGCGGTACGCGAAACGCTGATCGCCACCATGAACAGCGGCGAAATGCTGGCTGCGGCGGAGCAGCTGGACGCCGATGAAATTGCCGATCTTGCACCTGATCTCCCTCAGTACGTTCTCGATGATGTGTTCCAGTCGCTCCCCATGGAGGAACGGGAGAAGTTACGCGCTGCGATGTCCTATGCTGAAGATTCGGTGGGCGCATTAATGGATTTTGACGTCGTTACGATTCGCGAGGATGTAACCCTGGAGGTGGTGCTGCGGTATCTGCGCCGTTTGGATGAACTGCCGGATCATACCGATCAACTGTTCGTGGTGGATCGCAACGAGCATCTCAAAGGCGTACTTCCGATTAAGCGCTTGCTGGTTAACGATCCCGGCGCGAGCGTTGGTTCCATAATGACTACGCAGATGGTGATGCTTTACCCGAATGAAAAGGCGCACGAAGCGGCCCAGGCATTCGAGCGTTACGACCTTGTGTCGGCCGCGGTGGTTGGCACCGAGGATAAGCTGGTGGGACGCGTGACGGTGAATGCGGTGATGGATTTCATTCGCGAGGAGTCGGAAAGCGAAGCGCTTAGTTTGGCCGGCTTATTGCAAGAGGAGGATTTGTTCGCGCCCGTATGGAAGAGTTTGAAGAACCGGTGGCCATGGCTGGCGATTAATTTGGTAACGGCATTTATTGCATCCCGCGTCATTGGCATATTCGAAGATTCGATCGAAAAGCTGGTTGCACTGGCGGCGCTGATGCCTATTATCGCCGGGATTGGCGGGAACTCGGGCAATCAGACCATCACCATGATAGTGCGGGCACTTGCTTTAGGACAAGTCAATGCGAGCAATGCGCGCAAGCTCTTCGCCAAGGAGCTTGCCGTGAGCGCTGTAAACGGTCTGGTGTGGGGAGGGGTGGTCGGTTTGTTTGCCTACTTTATTTACCGCAGCGTACCTCTCAGCCTGGTTATGACGTTGGCAATGATGCTCAATTTGCTGCTGGCCGCACTATTGGGTGTGCTGATCCCGCTAACCCTTCACAGACTGGGCCGCGATCCTGCCACGGGCTCGAGCGTGCTGATCACTGCTGTTACCGACAGTGGCGGTTTTTTCATTTTCCTGGGTCTCGCCACCCTTTTTCTGGTCTAG
- the lysA gene encoding diaminopimelate decarboxylase, with protein sequence MSNSKSFSYRNAALYCESVPLDLIASEFGTPCYVYSRRALAAAYAEFDTAFAGRDHLVCYAVKANSNLAILNLFAGLGSGFDIVSGGELHRVLKAGGDPGKVVFSGVGKRPDEMREALAAGILCFNVESEAELKVLNQVAGDANKTARVSLRVNPDVDAKTHPYISTGLKENKFGIPFEEAEAVYVLAQSLVNVRVSGLDCHIGSQLIDLDPFVEACGKMLGLLDRLEARGLQIDHLDLGGGLGISYSDETPPLAREYVAALCACVNHRRQRILIEPGRALVGNAGLLLTRVEYLKHTAHRDFAIVDAAMNDLMRPALYDAYHEILPVCRTKSGSAKPYQVVGPVCETGDFLGHDRSLALSQGDLLAVMSTGAYGMSMSSNYNTRPRAAEVMVDGEQCHLIRERESMEHLTAGEKLLPA encoded by the coding sequence GTGAGCAACTCCAAGTCCTTCAGCTATCGTAATGCGGCGCTGTATTGCGAGTCCGTGCCGCTTGACCTCATTGCCAGCGAGTTCGGAACACCATGCTACGTTTACTCGCGTCGGGCGCTTGCTGCCGCTTACGCGGAGTTCGACACGGCGTTTGCCGGGCGTGACCATCTGGTGTGCTACGCAGTCAAGGCCAACTCTAATCTTGCCATCCTCAATTTATTTGCCGGTCTTGGCAGTGGTTTTGATATTGTTTCGGGCGGAGAGCTGCATCGGGTATTGAAAGCGGGGGGCGATCCGGGAAAAGTAGTATTTTCCGGAGTGGGAAAACGGCCCGACGAAATGCGGGAAGCGCTGGCCGCAGGCATACTCTGCTTTAACGTGGAGTCGGAAGCGGAATTGAAGGTTTTAAATCAGGTGGCGGGAGACGCGAATAAGACTGCGCGCGTGAGCCTGCGGGTCAACCCCGACGTCGATGCTAAAACTCACCCTTATATCTCGACCGGGCTGAAAGAGAACAAGTTCGGGATTCCGTTCGAAGAAGCCGAAGCGGTTTATGTCTTGGCGCAAAGCCTTGTTAACGTTCGCGTTAGTGGATTGGACTGCCATATCGGCTCTCAATTGATTGACCTCGATCCTTTTGTGGAAGCCTGCGGCAAAATGCTCGGACTACTGGATCGCCTTGAAGCCCGGGGCTTACAAATCGATCACCTGGATCTAGGCGGTGGTTTGGGGATTTCCTATTCCGATGAAACACCGCCTCTCGCGCGGGAGTACGTCGCTGCGTTGTGCGCTTGCGTAAATCATCGCAGACAGCGCATCCTCATCGAGCCAGGGCGCGCACTCGTTGGAAACGCCGGTTTACTGCTTACGCGGGTCGAGTACCTTAAACATACAGCCCATCGCGATTTCGCGATTGTGGACGCGGCGATGAACGATCTGATGCGTCCGGCGCTGTACGACGCATATCACGAGATTCTTCCGGTATGTCGGACCAAGAGTGGCAGCGCCAAACCGTATCAGGTTGTTGGCCCCGTTTGCGAGACCGGCGACTTCCTCGGACACGACCGCAGCCTTGCGCTGTCGCAAGGAGACTTGCTCGCCGTCATGTCAACCGGCGCCTATGGCATGAGCATGAGCTCGAATTACAATACCCGCCCGCGCGCGGCCGAGGTGATGGTGGATGGCGAGCAATGCCATCTGATCCGCGAACGCGAATCCATGGAGCATTTGACCGCAGGCGAAAAACTTCTCCCCGCGTGA
- a CDS encoding lysophospholipid acyltransferase family protein, which translates to MNSVFTVLRSTLYSLLQIIITPLYFLIILAAFPLPPIRRYRITSGWAHIMMFLLRLICGIRYRVIGTEHIPTVPSIVLSKHQSAWETIAFQQIFPPQVWVLKKELLRVPFFGWGLALTNPIAIDRSSRKAALKQIVEQGKDRLKQGFWIIVFPEGTRIAPGKKGKYGIGGAWLGTHTGAPVVPVAHNAGEFWGKDSFLKLPGTITVSIGPPINPAEMEPGDLNARVESWIEAEMVLIGGRAAIM; encoded by the coding sequence ATGAATTCAGTTTTCACCGTGCTGCGCTCGACACTATACAGTTTGTTGCAGATCATCATCACTCCGCTTTATTTTCTCATCATATTGGCGGCGTTTCCCCTTCCACCGATTCGCCGCTATCGGATCACTTCCGGCTGGGCGCATATAATGATGTTTCTGCTCCGCCTCATCTGTGGCATTCGCTATAGGGTTATTGGCACGGAGCATATCCCCACGGTTCCAAGCATTGTTTTGTCGAAACATCAGTCTGCCTGGGAAACAATCGCGTTCCAGCAGATATTTCCACCTCAGGTGTGGGTTCTTAAGAAGGAGCTGTTGCGCGTGCCATTTTTTGGCTGGGGCCTGGCCTTGACCAACCCCATCGCTATCGATCGAAGTTCCCGAAAAGCCGCGCTAAAACAGATCGTGGAGCAGGGAAAAGACCGGCTGAAGCAAGGATTCTGGATAATAGTCTTCCCGGAGGGGACACGCATCGCCCCGGGAAAAAAGGGAAAATACGGCATTGGTGGCGCGTGGCTTGGAACCCATACCGGCGCACCCGTCGTACCGGTCGCTCACAATGCGGGCGAGTTCTGGGGCAAGGATTCTTTTTTGAAACTGCCCGGAACAATTACGGTAAGCATCGGCCCACCGATCAATCCTGCGGAGATGGAACCCGGCGATCTCAATGCCAGGGTTGAATCATGGATCGAAGCGGAAATGGTCCTCATTGGGGGCCGAGCAGCCATAATGTAA
- the lptM gene encoding LPS translocon maturation chaperone LptM produces the protein MRTFCTTVLILLLLNACGLKAPLYLPQEPIAPQPQQSQDAEKRR, from the coding sequence ATGCGCACCTTCTGCACCACCGTACTGATACTCCTACTGCTAAACGCGTGCGGCCTTAAGGCGCCGCTCTATCTTCCCCAGGAACCAATAGCACCGCAACCGCAGCAATCCCAGGATGCAGAGAAGCGGAGGTGA